Proteins from a genomic interval of Zingiber officinale cultivar Zhangliang chromosome 1B, Zo_v1.1, whole genome shotgun sequence:
- the LOC121970120 gene encoding basic transcription factor 3-like, whose translation MNREKLIKMAGVVRTGGKGSMRRKKKAVHKSPTTHDKKLQSSLRRIGVNTIPAIEEVNIFKDDVVIQFLNPKVQASIAANTWVVSGSPQTKKLEYLLPTVINQLGPDKLENLGRLAEHLQKQAPDAAGAAAKGEDDDDVPELVHGETLERAAEEKQDSQGSRH comes from the exons ATGAATCGTGAGAAGCTTATCAAGATGGCTGGTGTTGTCCGCACTGGTGGGAAAGGCAGTATGCGCAG GAAGAAGAAGGCAGTTCATAAGAGCCCTACTACACATGACAAAAAACTTCAGAGCTCACTGAGAAGAATTGGGGTAAATACTATACCTGCCATAGAAGAAGTCAACATCTTTAAAGATGATGTTGTCATCCAGTTTCTGAATCCCAAAG tgCAAGCTTCTATTGCAGCCAATACATGGGTGGTTAGCGGTTCTCCTCAGACTAAAA AACTTGAGTACTTGCTTCCTACAGTCATCAACCAGTTAG GCCCTGATAAGTTAGAGAACTTGGGGAGGCTTGCAGAGCACTTGCAGAAGCAAGCACCTGATGCTGCTGGTGCTGCTGCTaaaggtgaagatgatgatgatgtccCAGAGCTTGTGCATGGAGAGACTCTTGAACGGGCTGCAGAGGAGAAACAAGATTCACAAGGCTCAAGGCATTAG